The following nucleotide sequence is from Pirellulales bacterium.
GATGCTGAATGGCCGGGTTCGCCGGATATTGCTCGTGCATGTTCAAGGGGCCCGTGAGTCGTGCCGCGTGCGGATTATACACTTGGATGGTAGATAACTTCCGGCGCAGCGCGGCCGGGCTGCCACAGCGCCAGCCCACCGGCCGGACCGTTGACCGTCACCAGGCAGTTCGGCTGGCCGGCCGCGTGGCACGCCAGAAGTGCTTCCATCGCCTGCACGGCGGCGACGGTTTGCCGGTCGGCCGCGAGATCGTCATAGGCCAATTGTCGCATGGCCTGCCGACGTTCGACGCGCGTGTCGGGCGAACCGCCGAACTCGACGTAGGCCACCTCGCGAAAGAATCGTTCGATGGTCTCGATGCCGTAGCCGCGTTGGCTGCGTTCGCCCCACGGCTCGACGAACTGTCCATTGTAGTGGTTGTTGAGGGTCGTCTTGCGTTTCAAGGGGGTCACTCCCTCGATCGTCAATTCGACGCCACGTTTGCGGCTGTGGCCGTTCCACACGCCGTTGTCGAAGCGGAATTGCACTTCTTGCTCGACGTAGCCGGGAAAATTGTCGGGCGTGACCCACGAAGTGTGGATGTCGAACGCCGCCTCGCGCCCGTCGTCGTAGACATAGCCGAGCCGCAACTGCGTCGAATCCCAGGTCGGACCGCCGGCCGGCCCGACAATGCCGCGCTGCCCGGTGCAGGCCACGGACTGCAAGCGTCCGCCGAACGTGAAATCGATCAGCTTGATGTAATGCACCGCCACATAGGTGCCGGGGTTGCGGCCGTGAATCCATTCGGCAAACTGCGAGCCGGAAATGCTCTTGGGCTCCAACAGCGAACAGTAGCCGTTGTTGACGTGCCGCAGCTCGCCGTCGAC
It contains:
- a CDS encoding Gfo/Idh/MocA family oxidoreductase → MCGVGMIFDETYRPFFEQVEGRPLADRRFGVCDVELAAVASRTGQRAASYLQQARGRMAGFQNFSGSQAMEQLLAADVEAVCVATPDDRHFELARAALAAGKHVLIEKPSVLSLAELDELTALADAQGVLAKVVYHKLLDPDHKRLRTLVVDGELRHVNNGYCSLLEPKSISGSQFAEWIHGRNPGTYVAVHYIKLIDFTFGGRLQSVACTGQRGIVGPAGGPTWDSTQLRLGYVYDDGREAAFDIHTSWVTPDNFPGYVEQEVQFRFDNGVWNGHSRKRGVELTIEGVTPLKRKTTLNNHYNGQFVEPWGERSQRGYGIETIERFFREVAYVEFGGSPDTRVERRQAMRQLAYDDLAADRQTVAAVQAMEALLACHAAGQPNCLVTVNGPAGGLALWQPGRAAPEVIYHPSV